The genomic segment TTCCGACAAGATCGAATATTTCGGTATTCCGTTCTTACTGACCGAAAAAGAAGAGAGCACCGAACTCACCCCAAAGCGATACACCGCGCCGCTCGGATGGCTCGAATCCAACGTCGTACAGTTTACCGATCCCCGCCATTTTTTGTATGACCCGAGCGGACACACTTTTCACATTTGGGCGCGCGCCAACACCGAGCGCACCAATATCGCGGCAATTTTAAAAGTCGTCGAAAATTCCGACGGCAGCATGACTTCGATGCTCGAAACAGCTCCCTCGGGCAAAACGATGGTGTTCGTACCCTGCCCCGGCGGTCAGATGAAATTTCATATCATTTACGACGATGTCTCGAACCTCTATTGGCTGCTGAGTACGCAGTCGACCGACAGTATGGTCAAACTCGAAGACATGGAAAACGACCGCTACGGTCTGCCCGACAACGAGCGCCAGCGTCTCGTTTTGCACTTTTCAAAAAACTGTGTCGATTGGTGCTTTGCTGGTCTGGTCGCAGTCGGAAAGACCCAGCGGCAGGCTCGCCATTACGCCTCAATGACGATTGACGGCGAGGATTTGTGCATCCTGAGCCGCTCGGGCGACGAGGAGGCCGCCACCGCCCACAACGGAAACCTCATCACCTTTCACCGAGTCAAAAACTTCCGCGGCCTCGTCTATTAAAGGATTGGCCTGCGTTTTATCCTCCCGCCGTCACATCTAAGTCACGGGTTCAATTGATATGGAAAGAATAGGAACACTGTTTTTTATAACCACTAAACGCCTAAGGCGCTGCAATGGCTGAAAGATTCAAACGCAAGCATAAAAATCAT from the Oscillospiraceae bacterium genome contains:
- a CDS encoding sialidase family protein, with translation MPNEHRITPLADEYTVVWRSPSPKDVYLYSPGICISKGGRIVVTMDISGKGMAKIPGEKLCLPESVWQGRVYISDDGGKIFTHTADYSLLHARPFSDGDTIYIIGHAGDLCIIRSDDGGLTWTEPAFFTKGEYWHQAPCNVLYKDDFVYLVMERHKQNVKRSWVSTLSPFLMRGKLGTDLTKKENWTFASEIVFKDFVDSDKIEYFGIPFLLTEKEESTELTPKRYTAPLGWLESNVVQFTDPRHFLYDPSGHTFHIWARANTERTNIAAILKVVENSDGSMTSMLETAPSGKTMVFVPCPGGQMKFHIIYDDVSNLYWLLSTQSTDSMVKLEDMENDRYGLPDNERQRLVLHFSKNCVDWCFAGLVAVGKTQRQARHYASMTIDGEDLCILSRSGDEEAATAHNGNLITFHRVKNFRGLVY